agttatcattttttcatgatataaatctcaggtttgatgggttaacctctcagatttgatgagttattttttttcatttagtttagttttgataaagttaattttctttctatttaattatcagactttcatgacatgtatcCTAAGCTTTTGTAACTTGGTTTAAGGGTTAACCCGTTAATTCTGGGTaacccgttttttttttttagttatcaaactcaaACTTTGACGCAAAATCGCAAACCTAGGTTTTACGGGTTATAAACCCAATTAATTAaggggttaacccaattaatttttcttttcttcattagttttttttctttctgtttttttttgttttttttaaattaatctattaaattatcacacttttatgacacgaccttatagccggacccacatccaatattcttgggttcgGTGTTTATAGTCAgcctcacttaaacttgggtcatgcaagtttaattttattattaatattataaatattactcttaggtcaggcgttgcaagccaaacccaagattcttgggtataactttgcagaaaaaacccaagatttttaaattttttatttttttttaatattttttatacaaaaaaaatgacccgcagCATCGCGTGGGTATCAAAGCtagtatataagaaaaaatattattttaaagggtCAAAATTACTAGACAAATCTTGTTAAATTTACCTGACTAGACCTTTGTGAATTGTTTTGGATATATCTGGAGCCATATGTGAAATTATTATGTGATTGAAGTTGGCATGAAAACTAGACGTACATCTCAAGCTTTTAAACCATATATAGTAGGACCAATAATTAATCCAGAAGAGAAAGAACATCATGTTTGAAGTTAGGACTGAAAATCTACCAAAACTATGTGAAAATTGAAGGTTCGGCCTAGATTGAGAAATTTTAGCTTCAAAACtttgttttattatcttattatcttatattatttaatgttgaataataatttttactttaagTTTGTTATGGTCCATTAGATATCATTTagggatttattttattattagactCATGTTAGTTGATTACTAGTTTAAATTCATTAGCTTGCAACCCAAAAAGTGTCCATTAGAATTATTTAGAgtaaattatattatgttttaatttatagctGCAAATTTCAGTAACAAGTTTGAGaataaacatgaatttttatCCTGTTTGTTTGCggttaaacaattttttttataaggataaagatcatatattgatttatcaaaaaataactaGTTTCATGAcatcatttatatatttaaggTTTTTAGATACAAGATTATCTAtgggtttaagtttttttcaataCCTTTAGTTTTTAAATGCATGGTTACCTCTTGATCAAGGttttatcaaacctgatttttaacttttcatgttgttatttattttgttaggaGTTGCTTGATTACATGATTAAAAGGTTCGTATCAAGTAcatatttaaaacatattttacttgaaaaaattatttaattgattttttttaataatttttttgttgaaaaaaaaaaagtttgtaatGATTTCTAATGAGAATATTGGAATTAAAGAATATCTACTCACCGTTCATTCATATTAATCCTTTCGAAAACGTGTCAAAGTTTATTCACACACTAATGATAATGTCAAATGCGAGTGCTTTGCTCACCGTTGAATTAATTATCGTGAGCCGAGCCGAGCCTGCAGCTTTCGTTATTCTAGCAAGTATAAAGATGTTGCGGATGCTTTTTGCATGATACTCACCCCAAACCCTCTTCTTTGCCTTCTCTCCCTCAATATAAGCACTGTTTTTAAGCATCTCCCTTGCTAGTTGCATGGAAGTAAGCATAAAATAGGATAGATAGAAATAAATGGGTTTTGTGCAGACGGAAGAGGGGAGGAAGACGGAGATAGAGGAATTGAAGCGCATGCTGGTAGGTTGTGGCAAGCTCAACAGGAGAAAAGATGATGAAGAATTACAAGGCAGACGTGCTTCATCCAAACAAGCAGTGGAGTTTAATGGTGAAGAGGAGCTTGTGTGTGTCACTAGTGGAGTATCCTACTTAGGCGTCGCCATCGTGAACCGCCTGTTGACTCGTGGCTACTCCGTCAGAATCATCGTTGATAATGAAGGTAAATATACCAGATATAATTAACACATGAACGTCTTGATAAACTAGTTTGAAGCCCCCACCCCGCTataaattattgtaattatgATTGATTAATCGGTCtcgaaaattaatttgatttcattttaacTGCGAATTATGAAAAGCATTTGTATAAGAACTCCCTTGACTGCAGAGGATAAAGAGAGACTGAGGGAGTTAGAAACGTCAGGAGAGATGAGGACAAGTAAGAATGGTATCGATGCAGTCATGGCGAAGCTTTCTGAAGTTGAAAGCTTAGTAGAGGCATTCCAAGGCTGTCATGGTGTATTTCACACCTCTGCATTTACCGATCCTGCTGGTCTTTCCGGTTACACTGTAAgtctttcaaaaaatcaaaattaattcgtTAAATTCAATGCCCATCATTTCACGCTTGGAAAAAGGAAGGGGAGGGGGAAGGAATCCTATCGGTTTTGGCAGGTGGCCCTCCACCGTTGGGGTCAACACCACCAACCCCAGGCATATCTGCCCAAGCGGCCCTTTCTTAAGCCTTGGGACCGGATTGATTATAGAAACAGagtttaattattagatttattagacGGCAGAGGAAAATATTGTTCTAAGAAGGTTGAATAATTTAAAggaattttgaaaatgaaataattattgttttttaaagtattttttacttagggatacatatttttttatagaatgatTTTGTTCAGTTTTACTGATTGGTCATATTATGATGCAAATTCTTCCATTTCTAACAGCTCCCTGAAATGCATAGCACAACGTTGAcaattctttttccttttctttatagtTTATTCTAAGTTCTAACGGGTGACCATTTGATAGGCCTAGCAGGTAGTGGGAGTCGGTTTATTAAAAAAGACCAGCCCTGTATTCCTAGAAATATCCACAAAAAATGCCCATGGAAAGAAGGGTACTGTTGCACGGTTTGCTAGAATTTCTCGAAATATTATCTGCATATTTCCAAAAAGCTTTcgcttattttccttttttatttcgtatataaaaaaaacggtgtattattatttaatataattaaaaaaaaggtattttagTCTGGTAAAGTCATGTATTTTAAGAGAGTTTATGAAAGAATTTTACAGCATGTTATTTTGATACGCTACCTGATGTATTTGGAATTAAAATACATGGTTGTGTATATTAAAACACTATTCAAGGGAGTTTTGGATCTTAATGGGATAACTGTATATTAAATCCCATTTCATCATTCTTAGGTTTAAGAGTTGAAATCTCGTATCTCTTAACCCCTTCGGGCATGGGCATGCATGGCTGTGTTCATTTCTCTATTTGTATGCTTGAatattctctttatttatttatttgagtaaacacgtaaatgttattatttgttttgtgatGGAATAAAAATACGAATATCCATGCTAATTAAACTTTCGACGCTGTAATACTTGAATCATCCATGATAGAAATCCATGGCTGAAATAGAGGTGAAGGCTAGTGAGAATGTGATGGAGGCGTGTTCAAGAACACCCTCGGTGAGGAATTGTGTAGTCACATCATCGCTCTTGACCTGCTTATGGCGGGATACAACCACACATGAACTCCCTCCTGTAGTTAACCATGAGTCCTGGAGTGATGAATCTTTATGCATCCGCAAAAAGGTACAGAACCCGTTTGTTCTATTTCTGTTCTCTGATCTATATACTTACTCCGGTAAGAATCCTTAAATGGAGTGGATGAGCCACGGAACATGGTTCTGTTTCTGCTTGTTGTGACTGATATTGAtgcaatttattaaaatatatatgcagcTCTGGTATGCCGTGGGCAAGCTAAGGGCGGAGAAGGCGGCGTGGAAACGAGCGGAGGAGATCAGAGGGCTAAAACTGGCCACCATCTGTCCAGGTCTCATCACAGGTCCAGAATATTTTGGCAGAAACCCTACAGCCACAATAGCTTATCTAAAAGGTAAGCTTCAACTATACATTTGCTAACAATGGGCAGCAACAGGATCATGTTTAGGCTTTCCTGTCCCATTTCTAAAGCAGATAGGTTGCAATTTGTTGATGGAAAAATGCAGGAGGCCAAGAAATGTTTAAAGATGGCTTGCTAGCAACCGTCGATGTGATGAAACTTGCAGAGGCACACACGTGTGTGTTCGAAGCGATGAACAAGACAGCATGCGGACGGTACGTCTGCTTCGATCGAGTTATTCAAGTAGAAGACGAAGCAGAGAGGTTGGCTATGGAGATTGGGATCCCTGCAAACCAGATAGTATCTGAAGATGCATCTAACTGTCGTCCAGCTCGGTTTGTACTCTCAAATAAGAAACTTTGTAACCTCATGTCGATAAGGACACGCCGGAATTGTTATAATCAAAGCTAAACAAGTGGCAAAAATTTTCCgtgcttttttcttgttttttccatAATTTGTTTGCCCATTGCAATTGCCAAgcgattatatatatatatatatgcctttGCTTATATCCAAGTGGCAAAAAAATGGACCTTTGAACAAGattgacaaatatatatattcatagatGCGTTTTTGGGTGCTTCAATGGATGGGTTTTTAATAAGCAAGCAAATAATGATTAagtaaaaaggttttttttttaaaaaaaaaaaaaacaaacaaataacaagAGACATTGGTCCCATGTCATTGTGTAAATCATTCAATAGGAAATTCTAAGATTCATAGAGAACCATATCAGACATGAAGTATTActctctttaaatttaaatcttccttcaagaaaaagaaattgggtTCAATGAGAGAGAAGAGATGCCTGGTAGTTTCTTGTTACTATAGAtaaattatcaagacaaaaatGCAAACCGTCAAAAATCTCAAAAagaaaagtttaataataattaagagaaaaaaaatgaaaaaaaaaaaaaaaaaaaagctcagaGAGTTGTTGTATGTGCTCAAAAAAGACTTCTAAAAAAGCTCCTCTCAAACAAGAGGTGTCCGAATTTATGAAGCACTCCTTATcattgccctttttttttttcaatgtaaaattaaataataaaaaagaaaagaggaatcATATATGACTAAggctgtatttattttttaaaaagtggtTTTCgagaaattacttttcaaactttcatgtgtttgtttgtcattaaaaaaattagtcaacggaaaaatattttccaatcaaagaaaaatttagcttagtttttcaaaaagtattttttggaaaaaaatttgaacggaaaatactttttaaaagttgtgaaaattttaaaaatatcatattatttaatcttttttccaCTATCtctatcattattatcatcaatttttCCCCTCTAGAAAAACCATCAATGCCAGCCACTAATAAGCATTGCTATTCTCTTATTATATCCCCCACCAAACCTAAAACACCATGGCCTTTCTTAACTCAAACAACCTAGCATCATTCACCATCACCACAACCCTTTGCTCTCATAGCTGCACAACACTGAACCAACCTCCTCATCAAACCAACGCAGTGTAAACCCATGATTCATCCACTTGAATGGATGAACCTCAAATCaccaatagaagaaaaaaaaaatagcaccacaacattattaataacaaaaacaataacaaccatGATGGTGGTTTTAGTCAAGAAAAGAGGAGGACGGACCAATTAAAAGGCCCAATCTCCCTTGTTGGATGGCGATGAGTAACACCACAACCACATTTCAAACCAAGTTCCAATTGCTGTCCAtgggttttttaatattttttatgtaatttatgatttatttttcatgatttttaatatatctataatatttgAAGTGTTGGGTCACATAATTGCATGGCACTTGAAGGACATGATGTCATGGGAGAATGTTTGGGAGGACGAGAATTAGATGGTTTATGTGAGACTTAATAGTTTGGTCTCCGTGTGATGTTTGTTTTGTATGTGCTCATTTTGTTATGATTATCTTACTTGTTGTTATTGTGTGAATTTAATCAATGCTTAGTGTGTTGTCATTTTGAACTTAGtggtcatttaaaaaaaaatacatttttattgaaaattttacgttttaaaatttgatggtttattatttgaaaatcattCAATAAATATAGAATTTTGTGACATGttgtttaatttcaaaataaaactctATCAAGCATTATTTTCCTTTGCTTGTCATATTTTACTTGTTTCTATTTTATCTACGTGTGCTTGCCATTTTTTCTACAttgtttcaaaatgtttttactaaaattacATATATAACAATATATAATGAATAAATCTCTAGGGGGATGGTTGATgatgagtttatatatatatatatatatatataaaaaattttttacgCAACCATAATATGAAGCATGatcaataattttatccttcagaCAAAAAGCCAAAGTAACTTACTGTAAGTAAGATATCTTaaggtgattttttattttttgtttgatataatCACTCTCTTATCTATAATTTCTGCCAGACAAGTTTTAGATGTATTAATTACCTTAAAAACTATATGGTGACTCATTCATCTCcgtgcctttattttttttagatcattaaAATGTCCCATGCGacacttatatatttttttttttttggtgacaTGATTGATAATTAATGAGACAAATGTTAAATCTTATCCcattaaatatgttaatttattGGTCTGACAGATAATATATCATGCGATCAATCACTAACAAATTAGTTGACTGATTGTTAATTTCTTGATCAAATATGCTTATACgtactttgttttttccttccaaCTATGAAAAACTACAATTAGAAACTTAATTCCaagtaaaagaaaattacaactGCATAAAATCAAACTGAGTATAGATATCTTAAGATTTTAAACCTTAAGAATTGTGAATATGTCTCACTTAATGCTAAACAAAAATGAGaataagagaagaaataaaaaaataagaaactgaataaagtaaaaaagtaaaataattgtTGGTAacagaaagtaaataaaagcaACGTtggggacaaaaaaaaaatagattaaataaaattaagaaagaaattgcATATGTGAGGCTTATCAATTTTTCCACTAACTAGCGACATGTTTATATTATTACATAGTCTAAATTCTACGTGAACTATAATTCTTAAATATAgaggtgagcaaaaaaattaaaaaactgattaaaccgagaaaaattaaaaaaaaataactgaaaaaattgaaccatgaaaaaaaaaaactaattagaagttttaaaaaacggccggtttcggttcggttttgattttataagcctggaacaaaaaaaaacaaaaaaaaaaaaaaaaaaaaaaaaactagccaaACCGTTTTTGttccaaaataataaacttgaaccgaaactggtcggtttgaactgattcggtttttggttttttttataaaaaaacagtttaattactttttttttaataaaaaccgaatcaaatcaaaaataatCACCCTTGCTTAAATCTATACAAATTATTCATAGAGTTTATAATATTAACTGTAATACAATTTGTATTCATATTAGCCCGTCTTCTTGCTGACaccatatttttctaatatataatttcagcCGATGTAACATGCTACGGACCTTTATTTATAGTGGGACTTGATCTTACATGAACTCATGTCTATGTGGTTAACTATCTTCTCCTTGTCCATCATATCTCCAAGCTTTTCCAAATGATCATGATTTctaatcttcttgtttgaatgttcaacaatcaatttcaaaactgtggatgtttattttttatgtaagtaAGTAAAAATAACTAAGGAATTAGAGGTTGAGGAAAGACAACTAAGGGGATGGGAGACATGTTCAAGTTCAGATCAAGATGGTCAATAACAAGAAGGGCGACTATATATTGTTGAAATTTATGAGAATATGCATCAGTAGACAAattctttttcttgtgattttgaaGCTGAAATTTTAGGTCAAGTTCTCTAgaaataaacttataaaaaaaaaaacaaaaaaaaaagtgttcacGAAGAATGTTCCATGTTTTAGACGCAGTTTTTGTGTCGTAAGGAAAAGGGGATTATTTTGTCCTGTGACTGTAGCATTAATCCAACTCAAAATTAGACGTCCGGGAATGCCAATTTGTAAAATCAGGATTATCAACGGTCTTATTTCAGATGCCGGTGACGGTGTAATGATGAagcaattcaaataaaaaaacaaaaaaaaaacagagcagcGTAAAATAAATACGTCCAGGTAAGATTGAAATCCAATTTTTCAGAGGAGTGCACAGTATAAGGGTTGGTGGTCGGAGATGAGACAACTGTAGAAGAGGGGGCCACACTGAAGAGAAAACgtagagaaaagaaggaaaacgaCGACAGAGAAGAGAATTTGCAAAGAAACTAGGAGGAGATTTATGAAATTGAGGAAAATATCAAGCGATACCATGAAAATCTGTATGTATAATCTTGGCTGGCTGCCTCTGCATTATCTCGTTAGTGAGTTTATATACAAGATTTACAAGAGAGTATAAAACCCTAACCTCCATTGCCGCATACCATACAGAGAACACAAGGAAACCTAGAGCACGTACTCTTGAACAGATATATGACCACATCTCaagtttcttcttcctcttaaCCTGTTTGCCATGCAGATCATCCGTGGATCAAATCACTCACAGCACCACCAATCAATTTTGAATTATCAGAGTAAAAAACGATCAAAACATTTGCTACTTGTACGTAGATCTTCAATATCATCTGCGCTGACAGATGGTGGTGGAAATCGATGGCGACACTGTCCCTGGTAAATTAACTGCAATTTGCTTAATAAAATGTGGGTGCACGTGTTCACCGCCTCTCACGTGCATGGCCGATGCTAATGGCTAGCTGAGTGAATCAGCCATCAACAATTTCCTATATTCGCTGTCATTGGGAATCATGAAAAACCATGCATGCCCATTTCATCTCTGTCCCGCCAagacttttttatgttttcttggcAGAGTAAAGAGATTCCCTTGCTAGGATTTGCGGTCACTAGCTAGATGGTCAATAAAGAAGaacgtctatatatatatatatatatatattcctttttgCAGAAGCTCTACATGATATAAAGATCTGAGATCAGatcaattagtttttatttcttcttttagtACTCATAGagcctagctagctagctctcTTGCATGCATTCACCGATAAACTCTAGTTGTTGGTGGAACATTCatcttcaaatcaaattaagaaaCGCAGTTGAAGATTTGCACAGAACATCAAACTCGGCATTTTGATCCAAGTATCTTTAATCATCGCGCTGAGGTGAGTTTCTTTTCCCTTAATTGTGCATTTGTAGagatcacacacacacatgtatgaTCATATTCATGTCCTAAATGTTTATTTCTCTCAGTTTCACATCTGTCAGAAAATTCTATGGAAAAAAGTCCATCTCTCTTTCAAATCTGCCAAATGCTTGcttgcattgctaataatttcaTTCTTGATGAGCATATTGTACTGCCCCTAGAACAGTGATCTTAATCTCTTGGTGTCTATGAGTCTATCAGTACTACTTAACATGAACACGAGAAATTAAGACCTTTCATGTCAGTTAGTCGTCTTTCAATTTAGTTCAACATGATAGTTCACAAACTTAATTTAAAGTCCAATTCAGATTGAATTCATCAAATGTTTGAGACCTAATCTCTTTACTTTGCAGAGATTTATCTAATACTTAATTGAAGTGATAGTTTTACCATTTGAAAGTTTCTTAATGTCAGCCCTCAACAACTGATTTTCTTTGTTCGGATCTTCTACTCGTCAGACTACATAGACATTTGATGTATGTGATTGGATGTAAAGtcctaattaataaataaaaaaaatccattaagtAGTAGGaccaaattaatcaaattcattCAGATTTGGGGTAAAAGGTTGTTTGACATTGTATTTATACATATGTTTGGGTGTGTTTCCAAAGCATGTTTTGCATGGaaaaattgatgatattttttagtgatttttaatgattttgatatataaatgttaaaaaaaaaataaaaaaatattttaatatatttttaaataaaaatacttttaaaaagcatattttaatatttttttttatggcaagaTTTTgccctatttgtttttgtgtttcaaaaacgcttttgaaaaatttttgaaattttttaatttttttttctatttcaaattaatatttttttttgatatttttaaatcattttgatgtattgatttcaaaaattattttttaaaaaaatatatatattattttaatatatttttaaataaaaaaatattttaaaaaacaactacaactgtatttttaaaataatttaaatagtttGTTATTTAGAAAAGTTTAGTATTTAAATTTGGAATGCAGATTTGTActtgtaaataaatttagctaagccacacatttgaaaataattaatttttttaattgttttttaaaaataaatttttaaaaaattaaaaatactttataaaacaTCTATTATTACTGCATATCAAATACTACTAAAATAGAATTTGAGCTCAGATTAGGTGATCTTGAAAAGACAACAGAAAATGCTGAAGGCACTAATAATGCGATATCATATAATCGTAAGTAGATATAATGGAGCTTagtaaatcttcaaaaaaaattttattttttagaatattatatatttgatgagtcaataattttattttttttattcaagaattctcattttaatttttgttatttcagtgtataattttatttaaaaaattaatcaagtattTCCTTTATCTATTGTATTGTGtgtgttttatctttttatttgagtgtttttaattttaaaaaaatatatttaaatgaagtgcttcaaattttaaaagctaacaaattttttgtttgtgttaagggaatttaatttaatttaagtagTTGTAATAACTTAATAATCACCCATTTCTGAAGATTAACTTTGTCTTTCTTCAACAATCAATACGATGCCACATTTTGATCATTCTAATACTACgtgctaatttatttattcttttttttttaaaaaaaaaaaaaggataacagGGAATAAAACCTgagaattcaagaaaataaaaaagcaaattaacgtatttttttattattagaaattaatcataataatttattttaatttatttattatagtattattatctcaattaagatttaacattattttaatttatttattataatattattatctcaATTACAGATTTAACAACAtagattaatataatatattattattttaatatttttaaaaaaaatccttcttgTCACttaccaaatttttttaaaaaataccattcatatttaaattcatcatgttgctttattttttatactacaaaacaaacacaaccatTAAATGACGTGCCATTTCAGCTATTGCATCATTCATAGAAAGTATGTAAAGtgttttctattcttttctttcaattttccactctttaaaacttaattattcttttgattgaagagttaattaattttttaattgaaaactccattgataatttttttaaaatgttgtcAAACATGAGAAGTCCAACAAAATTCATCTTgaatttatattgattttttctaattttttcaatttaattttttttatttcaagcgcaaaatgctatattttttacattttttttatttaacggaaaaattaaaaaatccataacaaaagAATTACATTAAGAGAATTTCTTGAATAAAAGGAActaatccttaaaaaaaaaaaaaacaataatattataaaaaaatgtcaagagTAGTAGGTAACAATGCAATTACAGAAAATAATACTACTGTCAATTTCTTATATAGCCAGGCTATAAAGCGTCCCCTTATAGAATTATTATCGACCAGATTTAGTAGCTAACAACGACAGTGTATGTATATACTTGCTGGAGTGAGAGatggaaagagaagagaaatcaCAAGTTTCGTTGAATGATGCGAATTCCTTGCAGATACTTATAAATTGATCAAATAACATCAAATGGAGGAGAACCCACCTCGAGTTTCAAGTCAAGAAAGGACCCACGAGGTCTCAAGGGGTGGACCCACCAGGAAGAGCAGGCACGCCGTTGATGACGGTGGAGATCTAATTGAGTGTTCAAGCAAGCATTGCCAATCATGCACCGCTGGGTTGATAGCTGACTGTGTGGCCCTCTGTTGCTGCCCTTGTGCTTTGGTCAATCTTCTTACTCTTGCTTTCGTTAAGGTTCCATGGATGATAGGCAGGAGGTGTCTGGGAAGagcaaaaaggaggaaaatGAAGCtggaaattaagagaaaatgcAGGAAGAACAGCGAAGGGGAAGGTAACACTGAGGCGCAAAGAGAAAGGGATTGTAATTTGAGAAAGAGGATGATAGAAGAAGAGGGAGTTTTGGAGATTGCAACGGGATTTGGCGAGGAAGAGGAAATGGCTGGCGTTGCTGCAAGATATGAGGCGGAGAGGCTGTGGTTCGAGTTGAACCAGATTGGTCACTTGGGTTTTGGTAGGGTTTCTTTCACTGATAATCCGTGTATAGATGACAGCTTAGGAAAGTGAATTACTGAcaaacataatttgttttttgctctgcaattttattttttatttttatttttatttttacccgTTATGGTTTTGGGTTTCCTTCACAAATATCCAACATGGCAGGGGATGGGCAATTGGGGAAGCAAATTAAAGTGATATGCATCATTGTATAGAACTGTAAATCTTCAATTCTCCagtttatgatttgattttgggGCAGGCATCCATCATCTAcagtcaatttttctttttgttaatggTTAGTTGCTAGTGTGGTCGGAAGAATTTAGTGAGTAAAGGGTTAACTtggttgaaaaatgattttattcttCATCA
This genomic interval from Populus alba chromosome 1, ASM523922v2, whole genome shotgun sequence contains the following:
- the LOC118036895 gene encoding cinnamoyl-CoA reductase-like SNL6; protein product: MGFVQTEEGRKTEIEELKRMLVGCGKLNRRKDDEELQGRRASSKQAVEFNGEEELVCVTSGVSYLGVAIVNRLLTRGYSVRIIVDNEEDKERLRELETSGEMRTSKNGIDAVMAKLSEVESLVEAFQGCHGVFHTSAFTDPAGLSGYTKSMAEIEVKASENVMEACSRTPSVRNCVVTSSLLTCLWRDTTTHELPPVVNHESWSDESLCIRKKLWYAVGKLRAEKAAWKRAEEIRGLKLATICPGLITGPEYFGRNPTATIAYLKGGQEMFKDGLLATVDVMKLAEAHTCVFEAMNKTACGRYVCFDRVIQVEDEAERLAMEIGIPANQIVSEDASNCRPARFVLSNKKLCNLMSIRTRRNCYNQS
- the LOC118036896 gene encoding uncharacterized protein, encoding MEENPPRVSSQERTHEVSRGGPTRKSRHAVDDGGDLIECSSKHCQSCTAGLIADCVALCCCPCALVNLLTLAFVKVPWMIGRRCLGRAKRRKMKLEIKRKCRKNSEGEGNTEAQRERDCNLRKRMIEEEGVLEIATGFGEEEEMAGVAARYEAERLWFELNQIGHLGFGRVSFTDNPCIDDSLGK